From Zea mays cultivar B73 chromosome 3, Zm-B73-REFERENCE-NAM-5.0, whole genome shotgun sequence:
TGCGCGCCTCCCAGTCCAGCGGCGTCCGGCCCGAGCCCCGGCTCCCTGCGCGTGCATGCACAAACTCCCGTCAGAAAGCTCAAACTAGCAACACAGGGAAAAAAAATACACCTGCAAACCTTCGCAATGACTTAGCGACACCATCCAAATGACAACTGAGCAACACAACCAAGTTTTTTATTACACGTAGCAACAGAAGTTCAAGTTCACAAAATCCATGCGGCTGGCTGGCACTAAAAAGCAAAAAATGAAGATTTGTTTATTCTGCCGGTGAGTCGACAATCATGTTGGACAGGTATGAAAACCACAGGGGTTTGTCACTGCTCACCGTCAGGGAATTTGTGACGGTCACACACATAAACAAACGTTGTGCAGACTGGAATGCAGAGAACTAGCTAGCTAGTGCATCCAGCGTGGAGAGGACAAGACATGAGCAACTAACTGGTCAAGTAGAAAAGTAGGGTTGGACAGCGGCATCAAGCACACAACAAGGgataaacaaaacaaaaaaaaaatcatGGCCGTGGTAGGTTGATTAGGTCTACTGAGAAACCGATCTAAGAAACTAAACGGTCTAATTAGAATAGCGCAGCACACAGGGCATTCATAAGCGCATCTGCTAGATGGACTGGTAGGACGTGACAGGCCAGCTACAACGCCGAACTAGTAGGTCGCATAATTGCACGGCCAAACAGACACACAAAAAAAAAAAGAGGCTGCGCGAGCTGTATTTTTGACTCGAGCGATCGACGGGCTTCTTCAAGGAAAACAACGAGGCTGTGAGCAACGTTGACTGGCAGTGGACCACACGGCAGAGGCATTACCGTGCGTGTTCCTGCTAAAGGCTGCTATAAAACGGCAGTGGCAGCTACGGTAGTCAGTGCACAGTGCTGTGGACCACCGCGATACAGCTACGGAGTACTACAATACTGTGGCATTGACGCATTGTGCATGTTACTCCAGCTGTACAAACTACAAAGTTGAGAGGATTTTTTTCCCTGTCCACAGGTGTGGCATCCATTGTCCCTGTCCGTTTTTTTCCAGGATGGGTAACCGGCAACAACCTCAGCGCGTGCATCCAGCGTCCATGGATCGGGAGGGGGAGGAGACCCCCTGGACCGTGGGCACGCAGGGGAATAATGAGCCACGTCCTCCTCCTCCCGGGGTGGAAGGAGAAGGCGGAGGGCGGGGGTTGAAGAAGGTCTGAAGCTGCGCTCGCCGGTCGCCAGCACGAAGCGAGCGCGGCCAAAGAGCCCAAGACCCCACGACAACTCACGCCCGCATTACTCTACtgtcctccaccatatatcccatCGCCAAAGTGCTACGCGTACAGGGAGTTCCTGTGGCAGAGCGAGGGTAGTTAAAGTGGAGAGCACCGGACAGCTTCCAATTTGCAACCGGTCCCCGGAGCATATTTGCAACTTTTCCTACTGCTGCTGCATGTACGCTGTAGGATCAAATGAGCAGAGTACCGGGAACAAGATATGGCGCCAGGTGGGTACCGTACAGTACAAATACGCAGGGTCGTTCCTCACGTGCCAATAACTGCGGCGCGCCATTGCGTTGCGTGCCCGTAGCGGGTTTCTGCTGTTCTGGATCGTTCAGCCAGAGGCTTGCTGGTCGCAATGCGACGGCTACCAATAATAAATGAGCGAAACAATTCTCGCCCACGGGGCGCACCCATCCGTCCGCCGTGACCATCCACGGGGGGGGGCCGGCAAGGCCAGGGCGTGGCAGGACCACGACCATCGGAGGCTTTACAGGCAGGGCAGGACCCTCACGCGGGCTCATCACTGCTGCGCACGACGCCCGCACCGCACGACGCCACGCCACCACCACTCCGTCCGCACTGCCTCGTCGGGCGGGCAGCATCTCTCTCTTCCATCGCATCGCAGAAAAGCACGGGAAAAAACAAAGCGGGACGAAGAAAAGCGCGCGAGAACCACCGCCACCACTCACCACCACCTGCCAGGACGGCGAAGCGGTCGCGGCAGCCTACCAACAACCTACGATCGATCGCCCGGCCATCAAAGCCGGCCTGTTCCGGCAGAATTCCCCGCGTTCAATTCAAGCGCGCCGCCGTGCGCGATGCGACGGAGACCGTACCGACGTGACGACGCGGGTTGCCCGAATTAAATTTTGACAAGGAGATGCTCTCTGATGGTGGATTCCTCGCACAGTCCTGCACGGATTGGTGCTGTTGGTAAATGCTGCGTTCCAACGCGCGAACGAAGGAATGAGTGGCGCTGCCGATCCGGCTATCCGAGGCGACGACTTGGACTTTGAAATCCCGCCCCGGAGTCTCCGGGTCCCTCTCTCTCCTCGCCGTCGCCGCAGTCCCTCTCAGCTCTCAAGGCGGTAAACAAAACCCCAGTCGCGACGCAAAATCGAAGCAAATGCAGCAGCAACGCCGCGACCGCGACCCGATGGACGGCGACGCAATGCAAGCGCGAGGAAGAGGTCGGATAGTGTGGGCAGTGGGCACTGACCGTGGAGCATGGCGGAGAGGCTGCCGTTGGGGAGGTAGTCGTAGACGAGCAGCTTCTCGTCCTTGGAGAAGTAGTAGGCGCGGACGGGGAGCACGTTCCGGTGCTCCACCCTGCCGACCGCCTCCATGTGCGCGTCGAACTCGCGCCGCTGCACCGCCACGTCCTTGAGCCGCTTCACCACCACCGTCGTGCCTTCCTCCAGCACCGCCTTGTACGACGTCCCCACGCTGCCTTTGCCCAGCACCTCCGCCGACGCGCGCAGCAGGTCCTCCAGGTCGAAGCTGTACCCGGCGCCCTTCCCCACGAACACCAGCCGGCTCTGCTCCCCCGCGGCGCCGCCCGCCGCCGCGGCTGCGACGGCCGCGGCAGACCCGGACGCGCCGCCTCCGAGGTCCTCCTTGGACGAAGACGTCATGCCGCCGCCCTCGCCGGACGCCGGCGGGGGCTGGCCCCTGGTCGCTCCCgaacccgccgccgccgccgcggacgACGTCGCGGCCTTGGGCCCCTCACGGGCGCCGGCGCTCCGACGTTTGGACACCGCGCAGAGCACGACggcgatgaggaggaggagcCCCACCACCACGCCGCCCACGACGATGCCCGCGATTGCGGCGCCGGAGAGCTTCCGCCTCTTGGAGGAGCCCGTCGCGGGGCCAGGGCTAAGCCCGGGCGATGGTGCTGGGGGAAAGAACGAGCTGCTGCAGGGCGGCAGCGGGTCCCCGCAGAGCTGGAGGTTTCCGGCGAAGGATTCCCGCGGGAAGTGCGAGAGCGATTTGGGGATGGAGCCGTTGAGGTTGTTGTCGGAGACGTTCAAGGCGCCGAGCCCCGCGATGCTGATGCTGGGAATGCTCCCGGAGAGGTGGTTGCCGTCGAGCTTGAGCACTCGCAGCGCGGTGAGCTTGTTGAGCGCGAAGGGGATGGAGCCCGAGAGGTTGTTGTGGGAGAGCACGAGGCGCTCGAGGCCGCCGAGCTTCTGGATTCCCGTCGGGATGGGGCCGGAGAGCAGGTTCTGTTGCAGAAACAGCGCCTTGAGGCTGGCAAGCTGGAGCACGTCGTCGGGGACGGTCCCGAGGACGCGGTTGGAGCGGAGCGAGAGCACGCGGAGGTTGGTGAGCCGGCCGAGCGTGCCCGGCGGGATGGCGC
This genomic window contains:
- the LOC100279562 gene encoding Probable inactive receptor kinase At2g26730 precursor produces the protein MAGPSVPAAALAALLAVAALTCCAVAEPPPSERSALLAFLTATPHERRLGWNASTPACGWVGVTCDNANSTVVEVRLPGVGLVGAIPPGTLGRLTNLRVLSLRSNRVLGTVPDDVLQLASLKALFLQQNLLSGPIPTGIQKLGGLERLVLSHNNLSGSIPFALNKLTALRVLKLDGNHLSGSIPSISIAGLGALNVSDNNLNGSIPKSLSHFPRESFAGNLQLCGDPLPPCSSSFFPPAPSPGLSPGPATGSSKRRKLSGAAIAGIVVGGVVVGLLLLIAVVLCAVSKRRSAGAREGPKAATSSAAAAAGSGATRGQPPPASGEGGGMTSSSKEDLGGGASGSAAAVAAAAAGGAAGEQSRLVFVGKGAGYSFDLEDLLRASAEVLGKGSVGTSYKAVLEEGTTVVVKRLKDVAVQRREFDAHMEAVGRVEHRNVLPVRAYYFSKDEKLLVYDYLPNGSLSAMLHGSRGSGRTPLDWEARMRAALSAARGLAHLHTAHNLVHGNVKASNVLLRPDADAAALSDFGLHQLFAASTAARGGGYRAPEAVDARRLTYKSDVYSLGVLLLELLTGKSPSHASLEGDGTLDLPRWVQSVVREEWTAEVFDVELVRLGASAEEEMVALLQVAMACVATVPDARPDAPDVVRMVEEIGAGHGGRTTTEESEGVRATSEEERSGGTPPAAPTP